A stretch of Longimicrobium terrae DNA encodes these proteins:
- a CDS encoding ChpI protein, whose product MKTAISLPDDLFSAADALAGRLGVSRSQLYATALAEFLSKHDERQITGLLDQVYGSEDSGMDPGFRRAQRQSLAADEW is encoded by the coding sequence ATGAAAACCGCCATCTCACTTCCGGATGACCTGTTCTCGGCCGCCGACGCCCTCGCGGGGCGCCTTGGCGTGAGCCGAAGCCAGCTGTACGCCACGGCGCTCGCCGAATTCCTGTCGAAGCATGACGAACGCCAGATCACGGGGCTTCTGGATCAAGTCTACGGGTCCGAGGACAGCGGCATGGATCCGGGGTTCCGCCGTGCGCAGCGCCAGTCGTTGGCGGCTGACGAGTGGTAA
- a CDS encoding dihydrofolate reductase family protein translates to MRKLITNTFISLDGVMQAPGGPDEDPTGGFTHGGWSANYWDDAMSQVMGEAMSEPFDLLLGRKTYEIFAAHWPYAGDNPAALPLNTAHKYVASRTLHDPGWGPSTVIRDVPGEVAALKAGGGPELQVHGSADLIQTLLRHDLIDELRVWTFPLLLGSGKRLFADGTMPGNLKVTQSTVSTTGVVIATYARAGDIPYGSFAFEEPTPAELERRAKLGS, encoded by the coding sequence ATGCGCAAGCTCATCACGAATACGTTCATCTCGCTGGACGGGGTCATGCAGGCGCCGGGCGGGCCGGACGAGGATCCCACGGGCGGCTTCACGCACGGCGGATGGTCAGCCAACTACTGGGATGACGCAATGAGCCAGGTGATGGGCGAGGCCATGTCGGAGCCCTTCGATCTGCTGCTGGGGCGCAAGACGTACGAGATCTTCGCGGCGCATTGGCCGTACGCGGGCGACAATCCCGCCGCGCTGCCGCTGAACACCGCGCACAAGTACGTGGCCTCGCGCACGCTGCACGACCCCGGCTGGGGCCCGTCGACGGTGATCCGCGATGTGCCCGGCGAGGTGGCGGCGCTCAAGGCGGGGGGCGGGCCCGAACTGCAGGTGCACGGGAGCGCGGACCTGATCCAGACGCTGCTGCGGCACGATCTGATCGATGAACTGCGGGTGTGGACGTTTCCGCTGCTGCTCGGCTCCGGCAAGCGCCTCTTTGCCGATGGAACGATGCCGGGCAATCTGAAGGTCACGCAATCCACCGTATCCACGACGGGCGTCGTGATCGCCACGTACGCGCGGGCGGGCGACATCCCGTACGGCTCGTTCGCGTTTGAGGAGCCCACGCCCGCCGAACTCGAGCGCCGCGCCAAGCTCGGATCGTGA
- the hutI gene encoding imidazolonepropionase — protein sequence MIDQPRTTVFVNAVQVAACTGPVRQTEDADPAAVYAGAAVAVHDGRIAAVGAEADVLLEFADAVRVDCAGGVLTPGFVDSHTHAVFGRYRTDEYALRCTGVPYMEIARRGGGINASVRDLRARSEDELVEMALPRLNDMLRCGTTTAEAKSGYGLSTADEIKTLRAIRRLNELQPIELIPTFLGGHEVPPEYKEDRGAYVDLLVSEMIPAVAEAGLARFCDVFMEPGVFDRAETERILRAGLAHGLRPKLHADELEGSGGAELGAELGAASVDHLGDISEAGISALAASSTVATLLPATLFFLGRPRWAPGRALIDAGATVALATDFNPGSSPTPNMHFVLTAACSRMGFSPHEALRAATAGGAAALELSDGRGTLAVGTPADLVLWRAQSAEEIPYRLAAPIVEGVWKAGEQVA from the coding sequence ATGATTGACCAGCCACGCACTACCGTCTTCGTCAACGCCGTGCAGGTGGCGGCGTGCACCGGGCCCGTCCGCCAGACGGAGGACGCGGATCCGGCCGCGGTGTATGCGGGCGCCGCGGTGGCCGTGCACGATGGGCGAATCGCCGCGGTGGGCGCGGAAGCCGATGTGCTGCTCGAGTTTGCGGATGCGGTGCGCGTGGACTGCGCGGGTGGCGTGCTGACGCCGGGGTTCGTGGATTCGCACACGCACGCCGTCTTTGGCCGCTACCGCACGGACGAGTACGCGCTGCGCTGCACCGGCGTGCCCTACATGGAGATCGCGCGGCGCGGCGGCGGCATCAACGCCAGCGTCCGCGACCTGCGCGCGCGTTCGGAAGACGAGCTGGTGGAGATGGCCCTGCCGCGACTGAACGACATGCTGCGCTGCGGCACCACCACGGCGGAAGCCAAGAGCGGCTACGGCCTGTCTACGGCGGACGAGATCAAGACGCTTCGCGCGATCCGCCGCCTGAACGAACTGCAGCCCATCGAACTCATCCCCACGTTCCTGGGCGGGCACGAGGTTCCGCCGGAGTACAAGGAGGACCGCGGCGCGTACGTCGACCTGCTAGTGAGCGAGATGATTCCCGCCGTCGCCGAGGCCGGGCTGGCGCGCTTCTGCGACGTGTTCATGGAGCCGGGCGTGTTTGATCGGGCGGAAACCGAGCGGATTCTGCGCGCCGGGCTGGCGCACGGCCTGCGGCCCAAGCTGCACGCGGATGAACTGGAGGGGAGCGGCGGGGCGGAGCTGGGCGCGGAACTCGGAGCCGCGTCGGTCGATCACCTGGGCGACATCAGCGAGGCGGGAATCTCGGCGCTGGCGGCGTCATCCACGGTGGCGACGCTGCTGCCGGCGACGCTCTTCTTTCTGGGTCGGCCGCGGTGGGCGCCGGGGCGCGCGCTGATCGACGCGGGCGCGACGGTGGCGCTGGCGACGGACTTCAACCCGGGCAGCTCGCCGACACCCAACATGCACTTCGTGCTGACGGCCGCGTGCAGCCGCATGGGCTTCAGCCCGCACGAGGCGTTGCGCGCCGCAACGGCCGGAGGCGCCGCCGCGCTGGAGCTTTCCGACGGGCGAGGCACGCTGGCCGTCGGCACGCCCGCGGACTTGGTGCTGTGGCGCGCCCAATCCGCGGAGGAAATCCCCTACCGCCTCGCCGCGCCCATCGTCGAGGGCGTGTGGAAGGCGGGGGAGCAGGTCGCGTGA
- a CDS encoding DUF3800 domain-containing protein encodes MPEFSDYIVFVDESGDHGLVSIDPSYPVFVLAFCVFEKEAYAAEVGPAVTRFKFRHFGHDQVILHEHEIRKSKGPFSFLLDAQRRPAFYDGLNTLMEDAPFTLIASVIDKNALRTRYQDARNPYHLGMSFGLERLHDHLRGLGCTTGLTHVLFERRGPKEDVEAELEFRRICDGHNTAGARLPFEIIMCDKKSNSAGLQLADLVARPVGRRIMDPAQPNRAYDILERKFRRAPDGQVQGWGLNVFP; translated from the coding sequence ATGCCGGAGTTCTCGGACTACATCGTTTTCGTCGATGAGAGCGGAGATCATGGGCTCGTTTCCATCGACCCGAGCTATCCCGTGTTCGTGCTTGCGTTCTGCGTGTTCGAGAAGGAGGCTTACGCGGCGGAAGTCGGGCCCGCCGTCACCCGGTTCAAGTTCAGGCACTTCGGCCACGATCAGGTAATCCTTCACGAGCACGAGATCCGCAAGTCGAAGGGGCCGTTCTCATTTCTGCTTGATGCCCAGAGGCGGCCCGCGTTCTACGACGGCCTCAACACATTGATGGAAGATGCACCGTTTACGCTGATCGCGAGTGTGATCGACAAGAATGCGCTACGGACCCGGTACCAGGATGCCCGCAATCCGTATCACCTTGGAATGAGTTTCGGACTGGAGCGGCTTCACGATCATCTGCGTGGGCTGGGATGCACGACCGGATTGACCCACGTGCTGTTTGAGCGGCGCGGCCCCAAGGAGGATGTGGAAGCGGAACTGGAGTTTCGCAGGATCTGTGACGGGCATAACACCGCGGGGGCGCGGTTGCCGTTCGAGATCATCATGTGCGATAAGAAGAGCAATTCGGCGGGACTGCAACTGGCCGATCTGGTGGCCCGTCCTGTTGGGCGTCGGATCATGGACCCGGCCCAGCCGAACCGGGCGTACGACATTCTGGAGCGGAAGTTCAGGCGGGCACCGGACGGGCAGGTGCAGGGGTGGGGCCTGAATGTATTTCCCTGA
- a CDS encoding M1 family metallopeptidase: MRRLFNPAAAALLALAAVPVSGAPAAAQQQLYMPRSIRQAFNEGTRSPDGRPGAKYWQNRGRYDITITATPPNRTVRGTQTITYVNNSPDTLPALVFKLFMNIHRPGAPRNGGASEAYLTDGVTIDRFAVNGAHTPWQNNPGYFTWQPVRLATPLMPHDSVRLSFDWHYDVAREAGREGMLDDSTWFLAYFYPRVAVYDDANGWDTMDFTDQQEFYSDFNDYDVTIRVPANYVVWGTGTLLNPETVLQPEALRRYRTSLTSDSVIHVATPQDLAARRVTLQKTNDWHFRARDIPDMAFGLSDKYNWDAASVVVDDAARRRASVQAAYHDSAQDFHHMVRFGQHALGWFSRNWPGVPYPYEKSTIFLGTADMEYPMMVNDNTTPDTTFSRFVAEHEIAHTYMPFYMGINETRYGFMDEGWATTFEYLVGIADMGPQRAADFFRRFRVNGWINNPSPEQDLPIITPQDVLTGRAYGNNAYGKPALGYLAMKDMLGDDMFRRALHEFMDRWHGKHPLPWDQFNTFNNVAGRDLNWFWNAWFFTPSYIDLGVASVTPASGGYTVVLNNIGGMPAPVDLVLRYADGTTETRHQTPAIWQANVRQATVTLPTTKPLQSIDLQGGIWMDANRADNTWTAR, from the coding sequence ATGAGACGTTTGTTCAACCCGGCCGCGGCCGCGCTGCTCGCGCTCGCCGCCGTGCCGGTGTCCGGCGCGCCGGCCGCGGCGCAGCAGCAGCTGTACATGCCGCGCAGCATCCGGCAGGCGTTCAACGAGGGCACCCGCTCGCCGGACGGGCGGCCGGGCGCGAAGTATTGGCAGAACCGCGGGCGCTACGACATCACCATTACCGCCACGCCGCCCAACCGGACGGTGCGCGGCACGCAGACCATCACCTACGTCAACAACAGCCCGGACACGCTGCCGGCCCTGGTGTTCAAGCTGTTCATGAACATCCACCGCCCCGGCGCCCCGCGTAACGGCGGCGCGAGCGAGGCGTACCTGACGGACGGTGTCACCATCGACCGGTTCGCGGTGAACGGTGCGCATACGCCCTGGCAGAACAATCCGGGATACTTCACCTGGCAGCCGGTGCGCCTTGCAACGCCGCTGATGCCGCACGATTCGGTTCGCCTGTCGTTCGACTGGCATTACGACGTCGCGCGCGAGGCCGGGCGCGAGGGCATGCTGGACGATTCGACGTGGTTCCTGGCGTACTTCTATCCGCGCGTGGCCGTCTATGACGATGCAAACGGGTGGGACACCATGGACTTCACCGACCAGCAGGAATTCTACAGCGACTTCAACGATTACGACGTCACCATCCGCGTTCCCGCCAACTACGTCGTGTGGGGCACGGGCACGCTGCTGAACCCCGAGACGGTGCTGCAGCCCGAGGCGTTGCGCCGCTATCGCACATCGCTGACGTCGGATTCGGTGATCCACGTCGCCACGCCGCAGGACCTTGCCGCGCGACGGGTTACGCTGCAAAAGACCAACGACTGGCATTTCCGCGCGCGCGACATTCCCGACATGGCGTTCGGGCTGAGCGACAAGTACAACTGGGACGCCGCCAGCGTGGTGGTGGATGACGCCGCACGCCGCCGCGCCAGCGTCCAGGCCGCCTATCACGACAGCGCGCAGGATTTCCATCACATGGTGCGCTTCGGGCAGCACGCGCTGGGATGGTTTTCGCGCAACTGGCCCGGCGTGCCGTATCCGTATGAAAAGTCGACCATATTTCTGGGTACCGCCGACATGGAGTACCCGATGATGGTGAACGACAACACCACGCCCGACACCACGTTCAGCCGGTTCGTGGCCGAGCACGAGATCGCCCATACGTACATGCCGTTCTACATGGGGATCAACGAAACGCGCTACGGCTTCATGGACGAGGGGTGGGCCACCACCTTTGAGTACCTGGTGGGCATTGCCGACATGGGCCCGCAGCGCGCGGCGGATTTCTTTCGCCGGTTCCGCGTGAACGGGTGGATCAACAACCCGTCGCCGGAGCAGGATCTGCCCATCATCACCCCGCAGGACGTGCTCACCGGCCGCGCGTACGGCAACAACGCGTACGGCAAGCCGGCGCTCGGCTATCTGGCCATGAAGGACATGCTGGGCGATGACATGTTCCGCCGCGCACTGCACGAGTTCATGGACCGCTGGCATGGCAAGCATCCGCTGCCGTGGGACCAGTTCAACACGTTCAACAACGTTGCGGGCCGTGACCTGAACTGGTTCTGGAACGCGTGGTTCTTCACGCCCAGCTACATCGACCTGGGCGTCGCCTCGGTGACGCCGGCCAGCGGCGGGTACACGGTGGTACTCAACAACATCGGCGGTATGCCCGCGCCGGTGGACCTGGTGCTGCGCTACGCGGATGGAACCACCGAAACGCGCCACCAGACGCCCGCCATCTGGCAGGCCAACGTGCGCCAGGCGACGGTGACGCTCCCCACGACCAAGCCACTGCAGTCCATCGATCTGCAGGGCGGCATCTGGATGGACGCCAACCGCGCCGACAACACGTGGACGGCGCGCTGA
- a CDS encoding quinone oxidoreductase family protein has product MKAIAINRFGGVDTLVPRDLPVPGIGPGEVLVRVEVAGVGEWDPFEREGGYAEMMGMTPEFPYVLGSEGAGTIAAVGEGVTRFAPGDRVYAVGFLNARGGFYAEYTAVNADMVSPIPGGLSTEQAAVVGGVGLTAVRGLDDTLHIQPGESVMVFGASGGVGHVAVQIARRMGARVLAVASGEDGVALARRIGADAVADGRADDVLVAARAFAPDGLDAALLATGGDTAQQALLAMRSGGRVAYPNGVQPEPTAPDGVRIDAYNGDPDPDAIARLNRLIEQGPFDVHVARTFPLAQAADAHRALGEHFVGKLALRTG; this is encoded by the coding sequence ATGAAGGCGATCGCGATCAACCGGTTCGGCGGCGTGGACACGCTGGTGCCGCGCGATCTTCCCGTCCCTGGAATCGGGCCGGGCGAGGTGCTGGTGCGCGTGGAAGTCGCCGGCGTGGGTGAATGGGACCCGTTCGAGCGCGAGGGCGGATACGCGGAGATGATGGGAATGACGCCGGAGTTTCCGTACGTGCTCGGCTCCGAGGGCGCGGGGACGATCGCCGCAGTCGGGGAGGGCGTAACCCGGTTCGCGCCGGGCGACCGGGTGTACGCGGTCGGCTTTCTGAATGCGCGCGGCGGGTTCTACGCCGAGTACACGGCCGTCAACGCGGACATGGTGTCGCCGATCCCCGGCGGACTATCGACGGAGCAGGCGGCGGTGGTGGGCGGTGTGGGGCTTACGGCGGTGCGCGGGCTGGATGACACGCTGCACATCCAGCCGGGCGAGTCGGTGATGGTCTTTGGCGCCAGCGGCGGAGTGGGCCACGTGGCCGTGCAGATCGCCAGGCGGATGGGCGCACGCGTGCTGGCGGTCGCGTCCGGAGAGGATGGCGTCGCGCTGGCCAGGCGGATCGGCGCGGATGCCGTCGCGGATGGGCGCGCGGATGACGTGCTCGTCGCGGCGCGCGCGTTCGCGCCGGACGGTCTGGATGCCGCCCTGCTCGCGACCGGCGGCGATACGGCCCAGCAGGCGCTGCTCGCGATGCGCTCCGGCGGCCGCGTCGCGTACCCCAACGGCGTGCAGCCCGAGCCCACCGCGCCGGACGGCGTGCGCATCGACGCGTACAACGGCGATCCCGATCCCGACGCCATCGCGCGCCTCAACCGGCTGATCGAGCAGGGCCCGTTCGATGTGCACGTCGCGCGGACGTTTCCGCTGGCGCAGGCGGCCGACGCCCATCGCGCGCTCGGCGAGCACTTCGTCGGCAAGCTCGCGCTGCGGACGGGCTGA
- a CDS encoding ArsR/SmtB family transcription factor, with the protein MARTPTTSDAFNAVAEASRRDLLDALGTGEATVGELVDRLRLSQPQVSKHLGVLRAVGLVLVRADGRHRWYRVNGPALKPIHDWVRTFERTWNARLDRLDDLLTELQTEENAP; encoded by the coding sequence ATGGCTCGCACACCGACAACATCCGATGCGTTCAACGCGGTTGCCGAAGCGAGCCGGCGCGATCTCCTCGATGCATTGGGCACCGGGGAGGCAACGGTCGGCGAACTCGTGGACCGGCTGCGCCTCAGCCAACCTCAGGTTTCCAAGCACCTGGGCGTGCTGCGCGCGGTCGGCCTCGTGCTCGTGCGCGCGGACGGACGGCATCGCTGGTACCGGGTGAACGGCCCGGCGCTCAAACCCATTCACGACTGGGTGCGCACCTTCGAGCGCACCTGGAACGCCCGTCTGGACCGGCTCGACGACCTGCTCACCGAACTGCAGACCGAGGAGAACGCACCATGA
- a CDS encoding SRPBCC family protein, with protein MTPITAPAGSRHGSATITLPSDTEMLITRRFDAPAALVFKAYTTPELVRRWWACETTKWVVCEIDLRVGGSWRYVTLDQGMEIGFHGEYREIDRPHRLVTTEVFEGFPDPDAGALNIVTIDEADGVTTLAVLVQHTCREHRDGHLASGMESGMQLAYNRLEDVVREAV; from the coding sequence ATGACCCCCATTACCGCCCCCGCCGGAAGCCGCCACGGCTCGGCCACCATCACGCTTCCGTCGGACACGGAAATGCTGATCACGCGCCGCTTTGACGCGCCCGCCGCGCTGGTCTTCAAGGCGTACACGACGCCCGAACTGGTCCGCCGCTGGTGGGCCTGCGAGACGACGAAGTGGGTGGTGTGCGAGATCGACCTGCGGGTGGGCGGATCGTGGCGATATGTGACGCTGGATCAGGGGATGGAGATCGGCTTTCACGGCGAGTACCGCGAGATCGACCGGCCGCACCGGCTGGTAACCACCGAAGTGTTTGAGGGATTTCCCGATCCGGATGCCGGCGCGCTCAACATCGTGACTATTGATGAGGCCGACGGCGTGACGACGCTCGCGGTGCTGGTGCAGCACACCTGCCGCGAGCACCGCGACGGGCACCTGGCTTCGGGGATGGAAAGCGGAATGCAGCTCGCTTACAACCGGCTCGAGGACGTGGTGCGGGAAGCAGTCTGA
- a CDS encoding zinc ribbon domain-containing protein, translating into MYCQECGTEVSDEANYCPSCGRPQKVGVVRAATEIYEICQTSYQIKKRSSFFRPAEAVFVALAVCPKKGNYTAAESQLFLTCSFPCRSDEAPQADFSRGVQYAPQREAAFDALTQLLVEEGWEPVSQSELFRHQHRFRRRL; encoded by the coding sequence ATGTATTGCCAAGAATGCGGTACAGAGGTTTCGGACGAGGCCAACTACTGCCCAAGCTGCGGAAGGCCGCAGAAGGTGGGGGTGGTACGCGCAGCAACGGAGATCTATGAGATATGCCAAACGAGCTATCAAATTAAAAAACGATCGTCGTTCTTTCGACCCGCCGAGGCTGTATTCGTTGCTCTGGCCGTATGCCCCAAGAAAGGGAACTACACGGCCGCCGAGTCTCAGTTGTTTCTTACCTGCTCATTCCCTTGCCGGTCGGACGAAGCACCACAAGCTGATTTCAGCCGAGGTGTGCAGTACGCGCCGCAGCGAGAAGCTGCTTTCGACGCGCTCACGCAACTACTGGTGGAGGAGGGTTGGGAGCCAGTGAGCCAATCGGAGTTGTTTAGGCATCAACACAGGTTTCGGCGACGGCTCTGA
- a CDS encoding DUF5655 domain-containing protein — MSSPEQARASQLRNIEAKTGQDLATIRAAVAVSGKAKHGEVRTWLMETYRLGYGDANTLAHFTSGTMGAAQPGEGGADPLDEIYTGKKAHLRPIHDAVMAAITSWGEFEVAPKKGYVALRRKKQFATLGPKTADRAEMGLNLKDDVASGRIVAQKPGGMCQYAVALTSPDDIDAELLAVIRRAWDAAG, encoded by the coding sequence ATGAGCAGTCCCGAACAGGCGCGCGCTTCGCAGTTGCGAAACATCGAAGCAAAAACGGGTCAGGATCTCGCCACGATCCGCGCGGCCGTGGCCGTGTCCGGCAAGGCGAAGCACGGCGAGGTGCGCACCTGGCTGATGGAGACGTACAGGCTTGGGTACGGCGACGCCAACACGCTCGCGCACTTCACGTCCGGAACCATGGGTGCGGCGCAGCCCGGGGAGGGCGGTGCCGATCCGCTGGATGAGATCTACACGGGAAAGAAGGCGCACCTGCGGCCCATTCACGATGCCGTCATGGCGGCGATCACGTCGTGGGGCGAGTTCGAGGTCGCGCCCAAGAAGGGCTACGTGGCGCTGCGGCGAAAGAAGCAGTTCGCCACGCTCGGCCCCAAGACGGCTGACCGCGCCGAGATGGGCCTCAACCTCAAGGACGACGTGGCGAGCGGGCGCATCGTGGCGCAGAAACCCGGCGGCATGTGCCAGTACGCCGTCGCCCTCACCTCGCCGGACGACATCGACGCCGAGCTTCTCGCCGTCATCCGCCGCGCCTGGGACGCCGCTGGGTGA
- a CDS encoding Fe2+-dependent dioxygenase, whose product MLLHIPDVLTPGQVVEARQKLNAAQWVDGNVTAGAQSAQAKNNMQIPEDHPAAREVGDLILRQLQQNPLFIAAALPLRVFPPLFNSYAGGQSFGTHVDNAIRQVKGTGHRIRTDLSATLFLTDPEDYDGGELSVEDTYGVQSVKLPAGHMILYPATSLHHVRPVTRGARVSSFFWIQSMVRDDGQRTLLFDLDTTIQGLSRDVPDHPAAVQLTGVYHNLLRRWADA is encoded by the coding sequence ATGCTGCTGCACATTCCCGACGTCCTGACCCCCGGGCAGGTGGTTGAGGCGCGCCAGAAGCTGAACGCCGCGCAGTGGGTGGACGGCAACGTCACCGCGGGCGCGCAGTCGGCGCAGGCCAAGAACAACATGCAGATCCCGGAAGATCATCCGGCGGCGCGCGAGGTGGGCGACCTGATCCTGCGCCAGCTGCAGCAGAACCCGCTCTTCATCGCGGCGGCGCTTCCGCTGCGCGTGTTTCCGCCGCTGTTCAACAGCTACGCGGGCGGGCAGTCGTTCGGCACGCACGTGGACAACGCCATCCGCCAGGTAAAGGGGACGGGGCACCGCATCCGCACGGACCTGAGCGCCACGCTCTTCCTGACCGATCCGGAGGACTACGACGGCGGCGAGCTTTCGGTGGAGGACACGTACGGCGTGCAGAGCGTAAAGCTCCCCGCTGGGCACATGATTCTGTATCCGGCCACGAGCCTGCACCACGTGCGGCCGGTGACGCGCGGCGCGCGCGTGTCCTCGTTCTTCTGGATCCAGAGCATGGTTCGCGACGATGGCCAGCGCACGCTGCTGTTCGATCTGGATACCACCATCCAGGGCCTCAGCCGCGACGTGCCGGACCACCCGGCCGCCGTGCAGCTGACGGGCGTGTACCACAACCTGCTGCGCCGCTGGGCCGACGCGTAG